The following coding sequences are from one Luteolibacter rhizosphaerae window:
- the feoB gene encoding ferrous iron transport protein B, translating into MSGSLETVALAGNPNAGKTTLFNALTGANQRTGNYAGVTVDRKSGEMFTPHGKKLRLVDLPGCYSLDGGSPDQEIARKTLLGEIEGEARPDLVVCVVDSSNLERHLVLTLQVIETGLPVVIALNMVDVAEKAGLRLDPAKLSEELGGVPVVPIQANANKGIVELKQALRHPFPHPADTPWKSGLDETLADRRLAHVIQTCEVAARRPDGHSSTLSDKIDRFALHPVFGWIVFAAVMFCVFWTIFSIADVPIGWIEDGTGAVKEWLTGKMPDGDLRSLLVDGIVAGVGEGVLVFLPQIIMLFFFIGLLESSGYMARAAFLMDGVMAKAGLSGKAFLPLLSSFACALPGIMATRTIDSAKERLTTIFVAPWMSCSARLPVYLTLVPLLLVGMTSLQQALIFSAIYVLGAVTALVVARILRGRLGEDATPSHFLLELPPYRAPQWSYIFRHIAGRAGAFLKNAGTIILAICIILWALSTYPKSDSEDPAEVLAHSAMGRISAVVEPLVKPLGFDGRTGTAIMTSFAAREVFTSTMGQLYHVEESEDEDENYSRIQNALAAATWPDGSKMFTLPALLALIVFYMYALQCLPTTAVVAREAGSWKWAIGQFMFMSAFAWLAAFAVFQIGSLL; encoded by the coding sequence ATGTCCGGTTCACTCGAAACCGTCGCCCTCGCCGGCAACCCCAACGCCGGGAAAACCACGCTTTTCAACGCCCTCACTGGGGCCAACCAGCGCACCGGCAACTATGCTGGCGTGACGGTTGACCGGAAATCCGGTGAGATGTTCACGCCGCACGGGAAGAAGCTGCGCCTTGTCGACTTGCCCGGTTGCTACTCTTTGGATGGCGGCAGTCCCGATCAAGAGATCGCCCGGAAGACCTTGCTGGGCGAGATCGAGGGCGAGGCTAGGCCGGACCTTGTCGTCTGCGTGGTCGACTCCTCCAACCTCGAGCGTCACCTGGTTCTCACGCTTCAGGTGATCGAAACCGGCCTACCGGTGGTCATCGCGCTGAACATGGTGGACGTGGCGGAGAAGGCGGGACTGAGACTGGACCCGGCCAAGCTCTCCGAAGAACTGGGCGGCGTGCCGGTGGTACCGATCCAGGCGAATGCGAACAAGGGCATCGTGGAGCTGAAGCAGGCTCTCCGGCATCCCTTCCCCCACCCTGCGGACACGCCGTGGAAGAGTGGTCTGGATGAAACCCTGGCGGATCGTCGTCTGGCTCATGTGATCCAGACTTGCGAAGTGGCGGCCCGTCGTCCGGACGGCCATAGCTCCACGCTTTCGGACAAGATCGATCGCTTCGCCCTTCACCCGGTATTCGGCTGGATCGTCTTTGCGGCGGTGATGTTCTGCGTATTCTGGACCATCTTCTCGATCGCGGATGTGCCGATCGGCTGGATCGAGGACGGCACCGGAGCGGTGAAGGAATGGCTCACCGGGAAGATGCCGGATGGCGACCTGCGCTCGCTGTTGGTGGATGGCATTGTCGCGGGTGTGGGCGAAGGCGTACTGGTCTTCCTGCCGCAGATCATCATGCTCTTCTTCTTCATCGGCCTGCTGGAGAGCTCCGGCTACATGGCCCGGGCCGCCTTCCTGATGGATGGCGTGATGGCCAAAGCGGGTTTGAGCGGAAAGGCTTTCCTACCGCTGCTGAGTTCCTTCGCCTGCGCCTTGCCGGGAATCATGGCCACCCGCACCATTGACTCCGCGAAGGAGCGGCTGACCACCATCTTCGTGGCACCGTGGATGAGCTGCTCCGCACGCCTTCCGGTGTATCTCACTCTGGTTCCCCTGCTGCTGGTGGGCATGACCAGTCTACAGCAGGCCCTGATCTTCTCGGCCATCTATGTGCTCGGTGCAGTGACCGCCCTTGTGGTCGCCCGTATCCTGCGCGGCAGACTCGGCGAGGATGCCACGCCGAGCCACTTCCTGCTGGAGCTGCCACCCTACCGCGCGCCGCAGTGGAGCTACATCTTCCGCCACATCGCCGGTCGTGCCGGTGCCTTCCTGAAGAATGCGGGCACCATCATCCTGGCGATCTGCATCATCCTCTGGGCGCTGAGCACCTATCCGAAATCCGACTCGGAAGATCCTGCGGAAGTCCTCGCGCACAGCGCCATGGGACGAATCAGTGCGGTCGTAGAGCCGCTGGTGAAGCCGCTGGGCTTCGACGGCCGCACCGGCACCGCCATCATGACCTCCTTCGCCGCGCGCGAGGTCTTCACCTCGACCATGGGCCAGCTCTACCACGTGGAGGAGAGCGAGGATGAGGATGAGAACTACAGCCGCATCCAGAACGCTCTGGCCGCTGCAACTTGGCCGGACGGGAGCAAGATGTTCACCCTGCCGGCTCTGCTCGCGCTGATCGTCTTCTACATGTACGCGCTACAATGTTTGCCGACGACCGCCGTGGTGGCCCGTGAGGCGGGCTCGTGGAAATGGGCGATCGGCCAGTTCATGTTCATGAGCGCCTTCGCATGGCTGGCCGCATTTGCAGTCTTCCAGATCGGGTCTTTGTTGTGA
- a CDS encoding DUF7133 domain-containing protein, translating into MRIPLLCASGLLFATGSSLAATKVLQAFEGDGYGDWKVEGTAFGLAPSGAQIDGLTAPLTAYAQDSVACSAHGGDVATGSLTSPEFKITENYICFLIAGGKHPGKVGVQLIVDGKAVLDATGEGSLQFRTQVWDVTQYKGKSAQIRIYDEVTGGWGVIAADHFLITDYANQKFPPPTKGGKPHMAGLVASDVIGGLTVPVGTKVKIVADYKNGGVTSPTALAFGEKGEIYVTETHRFRHGVPDNRDHLYWYLDDISARTTADRRKMHEKWQGKSEKASLKFLTEIADKVRVLSTPGEDGKSANSSIFSDGFNDLLDGPAAGVFEYEGTVYMACIPNIWVLRDKDGDGKADKPEERKVLFDGFGVRVSFSGHDLNGFALGPDGRIYGTLGDRGMNLTTKEGKHYEMPDQGCVFRFDPDGSNFEVIHTGLRNPKELAFDEYGNAISVDNNSDQGDQARVVYVMEGADSGWTMDHQALHSFHRQIGMEEHPVNRWMEEMMWAPLNDKQPSYIVPPVANLTSGPSGLTYHPGTGFLESEAGRFLICDYRGGAANSGIWSFKVERSGAGMRMTDSRQLNWGAAVTDVEYSWDGNLYVTDFIGGWESHQDGRVYSLNADKMFRAEEAAETAEIIERGFEKRPSPGLEKLLSHADMRVRTRAQLALTRKPDGMEVLGKVAKEGKDTITRLHGVWGLGIIARRGSAVLPSSGDEFVAIAGKDVREKALKLILPFVVDSDPEVRAQAIKVIGESGLEDPNVPFAKLLTDESLRVRGFAAIAAGKMKVGAAMPFIWEMLEKNQDPYIRHAGSYALTLFGDPRKISALNQHEDPAVRLAAVIALRKMKDPQIAAFLHDDDAKVAREALRGIHDAGIEEVRPAVAALLDELPANLTQMDWRRLLHSAFRLGDDANLKRVLNVVLDPKAPAYAREEALRLIGIWSKPPLVDQSLGRVAPLPERDAAKVTAVLNPALTGLLKLDGKLAEPSIALLKTYKLDLSSVDNGALKGLVMNSSLPGAARSEALELYSTRKPEGLDSLLAELAGGKDDDLAIGAVKRLAATSPEAALKAVRAATSHANAHRQQEAWKVAAALQGPGIDSLFTDALDKLKASSGVSPSALELLDAAAKRTEPAVKSSLEAYKAALAASQDPLAPYLGSLQGGDAKKGGQIFESQPAAQCMRCHAAGGGHGGGDAGPNLEAIGKKGDAKFFLESLVNPGAKVAEGFGITTVTLKGGKTVSGIVLSDTADHVDVDSSGKVLRVKKSDFESMLPPVSAMPPMGAILSPAELRDVVAWLEAQKGKDPAPKKRPAPEIVTP; encoded by the coding sequence ATGAGAATCCCATTGCTCTGCGCCTCCGGGCTGCTCTTTGCCACCGGCTCCTCCTTGGCCGCCACGAAGGTCTTGCAGGCCTTCGAGGGCGACGGTTACGGCGACTGGAAGGTCGAGGGAACCGCCTTCGGCCTGGCACCCAGCGGCGCGCAGATCGACGGACTGACGGCACCGCTCACGGCTTATGCCCAGGATTCGGTCGCATGCTCGGCGCATGGTGGCGATGTGGCGACGGGTTCGCTGACCTCGCCTGAGTTCAAGATCACCGAGAACTATATCTGCTTCCTGATCGCGGGCGGCAAGCACCCGGGTAAAGTGGGCGTGCAGCTCATTGTCGATGGGAAGGCCGTGCTTGATGCGACGGGCGAAGGCTCGCTCCAATTTCGCACGCAGGTTTGGGATGTGACCCAATACAAGGGCAAGAGTGCCCAGATCCGCATCTACGACGAGGTGACAGGAGGCTGGGGCGTGATCGCCGCGGACCACTTCCTCATCACGGACTACGCGAACCAGAAGTTCCCGCCGCCGACGAAGGGAGGCAAGCCGCACATGGCGGGGCTCGTCGCGAGCGATGTGATTGGCGGCCTGACCGTGCCGGTAGGCACGAAGGTGAAGATCGTGGCGGACTACAAAAACGGCGGCGTGACCTCTCCGACCGCCTTGGCTTTCGGCGAGAAGGGCGAGATCTACGTGACCGAGACGCACCGTTTCCGTCACGGCGTGCCGGACAACCGCGATCACCTCTACTGGTACTTGGATGACATCTCCGCACGCACCACGGCCGACCGCCGCAAGATGCATGAGAAGTGGCAGGGCAAGTCCGAGAAAGCCTCGCTGAAGTTCCTGACCGAGATTGCCGACAAGGTGCGGGTGCTCTCGACTCCCGGCGAAGACGGGAAATCCGCGAACTCCTCGATCTTCTCCGATGGCTTCAACGATCTGCTCGATGGTCCTGCCGCCGGTGTCTTTGAATACGAGGGCACCGTCTACATGGCCTGCATCCCGAACATCTGGGTGCTGCGGGACAAGGACGGCGATGGCAAGGCCGACAAGCCCGAGGAGCGCAAGGTGCTTTTCGACGGCTTCGGCGTGCGCGTGTCCTTCTCCGGTCACGACTTGAACGGCTTCGCGCTCGGACCGGACGGCCGCATCTACGGCACGCTCGGTGACCGCGGCATGAACCTTACTACCAAGGAAGGGAAGCATTACGAGATGCCCGACCAAGGCTGCGTCTTCCGCTTCGATCCCGACGGCTCGAATTTCGAAGTCATCCACACCGGCCTCCGCAATCCGAAGGAGCTCGCCTTCGACGAGTATGGCAACGCCATCTCCGTGGACAACAACTCCGACCAAGGCGACCAAGCTCGCGTCGTCTACGTGATGGAAGGTGCCGACTCCGGTTGGACCATGGATCACCAGGCACTGCACAGTTTCCACCGCCAGATCGGCATGGAGGAGCATCCGGTGAACCGCTGGATGGAAGAGATGATGTGGGCCCCGCTGAATGACAAGCAGCCCTCGTACATCGTGCCGCCGGTGGCGAACCTGACCTCCGGCCCCTCGGGCCTGACCTATCATCCGGGCACGGGTTTCCTCGAGAGCGAAGCGGGTCGCTTCCTGATCTGCGACTATCGTGGCGGCGCTGCAAACTCCGGGATCTGGTCCTTCAAGGTCGAGCGCTCCGGTGCAGGGATGCGCATGACCGACTCGCGCCAGCTCAACTGGGGTGCGGCCGTGACCGACGTGGAATACTCGTGGGATGGCAATCTCTACGTGACCGACTTTATCGGTGGCTGGGAATCGCATCAGGACGGTCGCGTTTACTCGCTGAACGCCGACAAGATGTTCCGCGCCGAGGAAGCGGCTGAAACGGCCGAGATCATCGAGCGTGGCTTCGAGAAGCGTCCGTCGCCGGGCCTTGAAAAACTGCTCTCGCATGCGGACATGCGCGTGCGCACCCGGGCCCAACTCGCCCTCACCCGCAAGCCCGATGGCATGGAAGTGCTGGGCAAGGTGGCGAAGGAAGGCAAGGACACGATCACCCGTTTGCACGGGGTTTGGGGCTTGGGCATCATCGCACGCCGCGGTTCCGCGGTGCTGCCATCGAGCGGTGATGAGTTTGTGGCGATTGCCGGGAAGGATGTGCGCGAGAAAGCGCTCAAGCTGATCCTGCCCTTTGTGGTCGATTCCGATCCTGAAGTGCGGGCACAGGCGATCAAGGTGATCGGTGAATCGGGGCTTGAGGATCCGAATGTTCCTTTCGCCAAGCTCTTGACCGATGAGTCCCTGCGTGTGCGTGGTTTTGCCGCGATTGCGGCGGGCAAGATGAAGGTGGGTGCCGCGATGCCTTTCATCTGGGAGATGCTGGAGAAGAACCAGGATCCCTACATCCGCCACGCAGGTTCTTATGCTCTGACCCTATTCGGAGATCCTCGGAAGATCTCCGCCCTGAACCAGCATGAAGATCCTGCCGTGCGTCTCGCCGCCGTGATCGCGCTGCGCAAGATGAAGGACCCGCAGATCGCCGCGTTCCTGCACGATGACGATGCGAAGGTGGCGCGTGAAGCCTTGCGGGGCATTCATGACGCAGGCATCGAGGAAGTGCGCCCGGCGGTGGCAGCATTGCTCGACGAACTGCCGGCGAATCTCACGCAGATGGACTGGCGCCGTCTGCTTCATAGTGCCTTCCGCTTGGGCGACGATGCCAATCTCAAGCGCGTGCTCAACGTGGTGCTCGATCCCAAGGCTCCGGCCTATGCCCGCGAAGAAGCGCTGCGCCTGATCGGCATCTGGAGCAAGCCGCCGCTGGTGGATCAATCGCTGGGGCGCGTCGCGCCGCTGCCCGAGCGGGATGCCGCGAAGGTGACCGCGGTGCTGAACCCGGCCTTGACCGGCTTACTCAAGTTGGATGGCAAGCTGGCAGAGCCCTCCATTGCGCTGCTGAAGACCTACAAGCTCGACCTTTCCTCCGTGGATAATGGCGCGCTCAAGGGGCTGGTGATGAACTCCAGCCTGCCGGGGGCGGCCCGCTCGGAAGCGCTTGAGCTTTACTCCACCCGCAAGCCGGAGGGACTCGATTCCCTGCTGGCTGAACTGGCGGGAGGCAAGGACGACGATCTCGCCATCGGCGCGGTGAAGCGCCTCGCTGCGACCAGTCCGGAAGCCGCTCTCAAGGCGGTGCGTGCCGCAACCTCGCATGCGAATGCTCACCGTCAGCAAGAAGCATGGAAGGTCGCCGCTGCCCTGCAAGGCCCCGGCATCGATAGCTTGTTCACCGACGCGCTCGACAAGCTGAAGGCGAGCTCGGGCGTCTCTCCCTCCGCTTTGGAGTTGCTCGATGCTGCTGCCAAGCGCACGGAGCCGGCGGTGAAGTCATCGCTGGAAGCCTACAAGGCGGCGCTCGCCGCTTCCCAAGATCCGCTGGCACCCTATCTCGGATCGCTGCAGGGTGGCGATGCCAAGAAGGGCGGGCAGATCTTCGAATCGCAACCGGCTGCCCAGTGCATGCGCTGCCATGCTGCGGGTGGTGGTCACGGCGGCGGCGATGCCGGCCCGAACCTTGAAGCCATCGGCAAGAAGGGTGATGCGAAGTTCTTCCTCGAGTCTCTGGTCAATCCCGGCGCGAAGGTGGCGGAAGGTTTCGGAATCACGACGGTGACGCTCAAAGGCGGGAAAACCGTTTCGGGCATCGTGCTTTCGGACACCGCGGACCATGTGGATGTGGATAGCAGCGGCAAGGTGCTGCGGGTGAAGAAGAGCGACTTCGAGTCCATGCTGCCGCCGGTCTCCGCCATGCCGCCGATGGGGGCGATTCTCTCGCCTGCCGAGTTGCGCGATGTGGTTGCGTGGCTCGAAGCGCAGAAGGGCAAGGATCCGGCACCCAAGAAGCGCCCGGCGCCCGAGATCGTGACCCCGTGA